A single window of Dendropsophus ebraccatus isolate aDenEbr1 chromosome 5, aDenEbr1.pat, whole genome shotgun sequence DNA harbors:
- the TEX30 gene encoding testis-expressed protein 30 isoform X1, producing MGSYTEEKITIPFGEKYLDAVLCLPRNYSGVRYGVILTHGAGGDMNFPQLVSLANYLASHGLLCLRFTCKGLNLVYRTKAYSAVLNYLKSDEEYKVAGVFLAGRSMGSRAAASLVRTACEQDDSFIQGLICLSYPLHPPKAKSKLRDEDLLMITKPALFISGSADEMCDKTLMTNVIRKIKAPVKIHWVENANHGLTVKGKSLEDVLPEINEQTFLWIDQMLKL from the exons gaaaagATTACAATACCGTTTGGTGAGAAATACCTGGACGCAGTGCTCTGTCTTCCAAGAAACTACAGTGGAGTTAGATATGGAGTTATTTTGACACATGGTGCTGGAGGTGACATGAATTTTCCACAATTGGTGTCCTTGGCAAATTACTTGGCTTCTCACGGACTACTCTGTCTAAGATTCACCTGTAAAGGGCTCAATTTAGTATACAGAACAAAAGCTTACAGCGCAGTACTG AACTACCTGAAGTCTGATGAAGAATATAAAGTTGCCGGTGTCTTTCTTGCAG GACGATCAATGGGCTCCCGTGCTGCTGCCTCTCTAGTAAGAACAGCTTGTGAACAAGATGACAGCTTCATCCAAGGCCTGATCTGTCTGTCATATCCCCTGCATCCTCCCAAAGCAAAAAGCAAGCTACGAGATGAAGATTTGTTAATGATAACCAAACCAGCCTTGTTTATCTCTGGGTCAGCAGATGAGATGTGTGACAAG ACCTTGATGACAAATGTAATTCGTAAAATCAAAGCTCCAGTAAAGATCCATTGGGTTGAAAATGCAAATCATGGACTGACAGTCAAGGGGAAATCATTGGAAGATGTATTGCCAGAAATTAATGAACAGACTTTTTTGTGGATTGATCAAATGTTAAAACTGTAA
- the TEX30 gene encoding testis-expressed protein 30 isoform X2 — translation MNFPQLVSLANYLASHGLLCLRFTCKGLNLVYRTKAYSAVLNYLKSDEEYKVAGVFLAGRSMGSRAAASLVRTACEQDDSFIQGLICLSYPLHPPKAKSKLRDEDLLMITKPALFISGSADEMCDKTLMTNVIRKIKAPVKIHWVENANHGLTVKGKSLEDVLPEINEQTFLWIDQMLKL, via the exons ATGAATTTTCCACAATTGGTGTCCTTGGCAAATTACTTGGCTTCTCACGGACTACTCTGTCTAAGATTCACCTGTAAAGGGCTCAATTTAGTATACAGAACAAAAGCTTACAGCGCAGTACTG AACTACCTGAAGTCTGATGAAGAATATAAAGTTGCCGGTGTCTTTCTTGCAG GACGATCAATGGGCTCCCGTGCTGCTGCCTCTCTAGTAAGAACAGCTTGTGAACAAGATGACAGCTTCATCCAAGGCCTGATCTGTCTGTCATATCCCCTGCATCCTCCCAAAGCAAAAAGCAAGCTACGAGATGAAGATTTGTTAATGATAACCAAACCAGCCTTGTTTATCTCTGGGTCAGCAGATGAGATGTGTGACAAG ACCTTGATGACAAATGTAATTCGTAAAATCAAAGCTCCAGTAAAGATCCATTGGGTTGAAAATGCAAATCATGGACTGACAGTCAAGGGGAAATCATTGGAAGATGTATTGCCAGAAATTAATGAACAGACTTTTTTGTGGATTGATCAAATGTTAAAACTGTAA